The following proteins are co-located in the Phycisphaerae bacterium genome:
- a CDS encoding CAAX prenyl protease-related protein produces the protein MSDQREPPWLTSLVAHEPKAPYMAPYMAYLLLLMLNDVFPTSLRWLAILLHIALASYVTWLFRHHLPPLGRPHWILAIVVGLIAAWGWVAGQHAVNGVVIAGHDLGGWLPFYPGSAKPYNPHVDYGDGAAFWVYVSAKITRACTIVPIVEEIFWRGFILRAFVNWDRFEKVPWGQFAWRAMIGSALISVIQHPANWIVSIGCWLLFNALFYWKKSLLCLMITHAVTNLALYIYVVRAGDWQFW, from the coding sequence GAGCCCAAGGCGCCCTACATGGCGCCCTACATGGCCTACCTGCTGCTCTTAATGCTCAACGACGTCTTTCCCACGTCGCTGCGCTGGCTGGCGATCCTCCTCCACATCGCCCTGGCGAGCTACGTTACCTGGCTCTTTCGCCATCACCTCCCGCCCCTGGGCCGGCCGCATTGGATCCTCGCCATCGTCGTCGGTCTCATCGCCGCCTGGGGCTGGGTCGCCGGTCAGCACGCCGTCAACGGCGTCGTCATCGCCGGTCACGACCTCGGAGGTTGGCTCCCCTTCTATCCCGGCTCGGCCAAACCCTATAACCCGCATGTCGATTACGGCGACGGCGCGGCGTTCTGGGTGTACGTCTCCGCGAAGATCACCCGCGCCTGCACGATCGTCCCGATCGTCGAGGAGATCTTCTGGCGCGGCTTCATCCTCCGCGCCTTCGTGAACTGGGACCGCTTTGAAAAGGTCCCGTGGGGGCAATTCGCCTGGCGGGCGATGATCGGCTCCGCGCTGATTTCAGTGATCCAGCATCCCGCCAACTGGATCGTCAGCATCGGCTGCTGGCTGCTCTTCAACGCTCTGTTCTATTGGAAGAAAAGCTTGCTGTGCCTGATGATCACCCACGCCGTGACCAATCTCGCGCTCTATATCTACGTGGTCCGCGCGGGCGATTGGCAATTCTGGTAG
- the radA gene encoding DNA repair protein RadA yields the protein MARKHSNFICESCGRVHAQWMGKCPDCGEWNTLVEQVVEGTAEDKHRPVVSAEQPILAAIKDVQPDATRRYPSGIAEFDRVLGGGIVPGSAILIGGDPGIGKSTLLLQVGHALATAGKKAIYVSSEESLGQIRLRAARLNFADSPMLTAAQANLDIISNLIQQQKPDLVVVDSVQMVYRPDMTAAPGSVTQLRDAAARLIWLAKQMGFALVLVGHVTKEGAIAGPMILEHLVDCVAYFEGDRFHSHRLIRAVKNRFGSTDELGIFEMTDAGLIPIADPSKLFLQSGRQARPGSVVLAACEGTRTLLVEVQALCAQSVFGSAKRKATGVDAGRVSMILAVIEKHADCVVGDQDVFVNVVGGVRVNEPAADLAIALAVVGAMTNRSLPATTVVCGELGLGAELRPVHHLRQRITEAARVGFKQFILPRGEQKPAPATKDAAIELLACESLSHALRQLA from the coding sequence GTGGCGCGCAAGCATTCCAACTTCATCTGCGAATCCTGTGGCCGCGTCCATGCGCAGTGGATGGGCAAGTGCCCGGACTGCGGCGAGTGGAACACGCTTGTCGAGCAGGTCGTTGAGGGCACTGCCGAGGATAAGCATCGACCCGTTGTCTCGGCCGAGCAGCCGATCCTGGCGGCGATCAAAGACGTTCAGCCGGATGCGACACGGCGATACCCGTCCGGCATCGCCGAGTTCGACCGCGTGCTCGGCGGTGGGATTGTGCCGGGCTCGGCGATCCTGATCGGCGGCGATCCGGGCATCGGCAAGTCCACGCTGCTTCTGCAAGTCGGCCACGCGCTCGCCACGGCCGGCAAGAAGGCGATCTACGTCAGCAGCGAGGAATCACTGGGGCAGATTCGCCTGCGGGCCGCGCGGCTCAACTTCGCCGATTCGCCCATGCTTACCGCCGCGCAGGCCAACCTCGACATCATTTCCAACCTGATCCAGCAACAAAAGCCCGACCTCGTCGTAGTAGACTCCGTGCAGATGGTCTATCGCCCCGACATGACGGCCGCCCCCGGATCGGTCACGCAACTTCGCGACGCCGCGGCGCGGCTGATCTGGCTGGCCAAGCAGATGGGCTTCGCGCTCGTGCTCGTAGGGCATGTCACGAAGGAGGGCGCCATCGCCGGGCCGATGATCCTGGAGCACCTCGTCGATTGCGTGGCGTACTTCGAGGGCGACCGATTCCATTCCCACCGGCTGATCCGGGCCGTCAAGAATCGCTTCGGCTCGACGGACGAACTGGGCATCTTCGAGATGACCGACGCGGGACTGATCCCCATCGCCGATCCGTCGAAGCTCTTTCTGCAATCCGGTCGCCAGGCGCGGCCCGGCTCGGTCGTGTTGGCGGCGTGCGAGGGTACGCGAACGCTTCTGGTCGAAGTGCAGGCGCTCTGCGCGCAATCCGTCTTTGGCTCGGCCAAGCGCAAGGCCACGGGCGTGGACGCCGGGCGCGTTTCCATGATCCTCGCGGTCATCGAGAAACACGCGGACTGCGTGGTGGGCGATCAGGACGTCTTCGTCAATGTGGTGGGCGGCGTCCGCGTGAACGAGCCCGCCGCCGATCTGGCCATCGCGCTTGCGGTGGTTGGGGCCATGACGAATCGAAGCCTGCCGGCCACGACCGTCGTGTGTGGAGAGCTGGGACTGGGCGCGGAGCTTCGCCCCGTGCATCATCTGCGGCAGCGCATCACCGAGGCCGCGCGCGTCGGCTTCAAACAATTCATCCTTCCCAGGGGCGAGCAGAAACCCGCCCCGGCGACGAAGGACGCCGCCATCGAACTCCTCGCCTGCGAAAGCCTGAGCCATGCCCTTCGACAGCTCGCCTGA
- a CDS encoding O-antigen ligase family protein, with amino-acid sequence MPFDSSPDLLVDDSLPARRTSALLAIVAGAALIGNCLLNSPSRFSEQQLHDASPLHWVVWLLALGGQFPTARGVEIRNLIFYSAAAILAILAGARLALSGVRPRMSEDDLWDFRRRASSPYFWWFLLLIVSALSSWYAHAPAVCKGQTIARLLQAAWWFPLAALLVSKHVRMVAITLVAALATTAAIGIWYQLARVMPNLPAARLQYPMGNELWLAACLLPGVFVALGLVAARPRTVWLGAAVLALLVMAAALALTRSRSAAAGLVAGFVAAGLCLAPPKWRKPAILTICLLGIAGALYFQKQFSGGLRSHSFRSRIGYEWPYALHLFSLKPIAGHGDGAYSLLAGQFARMDQLDDPGIMRSDENVWSGHAHNEFLQLLCDLGILGTLAFAAAIGTTLYHAFRTVTASSLPGESPGNRWLVIGLIGALAASTVEACGTPAIREPGATPIVLTVWACLWALVRRSRPAVPTDERDKPFSEAALRLTGLVAVLGAAALGWHGIQDWRAARARFESEAALNEMQFVRSAQQADFAAAHLLDPFQKNLARMIATWARSLEFDRRLAHSAAAPGDDELDVAHEALTRLNQLKQDTPRFLRVSRIESALCLNLARAYERRGERASRDEYQEKFIAALEASRADEPFLADRVAALWRAKPTATVMDRLNWLRALIRVGEMDPQVLQLFSSLDRAPGFAQALEDLYQIAARDENRTPDDWEDRLSPETLRLAALAKALSGSPADAARLADRAVSLYEKAGPRLFGGTAAALHESVHYRFAADPTTLTEENLDRLARAHTLLGSPATRESTLAGSLGETRLHLLLAAGREKDAEAQIPRLESTSPDAPLPTQLAQAYVRLASSFAEEPGRYPNVQRWCRRAEELAPTIPDPHAVLIRAALRAGDESTAQSAARKILDLEPDRLKAAEYLTGLRQRYPGLALWADLAKSYPGLFSPVTSKPTTSQP; translated from the coding sequence ATGCCCTTCGACAGCTCGCCTGACCTGCTGGTCGATGACTCGCTCCCCGCGCGCCGCACCAGCGCGTTGCTGGCGATCGTGGCCGGCGCCGCCCTCATCGGCAACTGCCTGCTCAACTCGCCATCCCGCTTTTCCGAACAGCAACTGCACGACGCGTCCCCGCTGCATTGGGTCGTGTGGCTCCTCGCGCTGGGTGGGCAATTCCCGACTGCCCGCGGCGTGGAAATCCGCAATCTGATCTTCTACTCCGCCGCCGCGATCCTGGCGATTCTCGCCGGCGCGCGGCTCGCCCTGTCTGGAGTTCGCCCGCGCATGTCGGAAGATGACCTGTGGGACTTTCGCCGCCGCGCGTCCAGCCCTTATTTCTGGTGGTTTCTGCTCTTGATCGTCAGCGCCCTGAGTTCCTGGTATGCCCACGCCCCTGCCGTATGCAAAGGCCAGACGATTGCCCGGCTTCTCCAGGCCGCCTGGTGGTTTCCGCTTGCGGCGCTACTGGTCTCCAAACATGTCCGCATGGTCGCCATCACGCTCGTCGCCGCGTTGGCGACCACCGCGGCCATCGGAATCTGGTATCAACTCGCCCGCGTCATGCCCAACCTACCCGCTGCGCGGCTTCAATACCCGATGGGTAACGAATTGTGGCTGGCGGCATGCCTCTTGCCCGGTGTGTTTGTCGCACTGGGACTGGTCGCGGCGAGGCCGCGGACGGTCTGGCTGGGTGCGGCGGTCCTCGCCTTGCTGGTAATGGCCGCCGCATTGGCCTTGACGCGCTCGCGCTCCGCCGCCGCCGGTCTCGTTGCGGGGTTCGTGGCGGCGGGACTGTGTCTCGCACCACCGAAATGGCGCAAGCCCGCCATTCTGACGATTTGCCTCCTCGGAATCGCCGGCGCGCTCTATTTTCAGAAGCAATTCTCCGGCGGACTTCGCTCCCACTCCTTTCGCTCGCGAATCGGCTACGAGTGGCCCTACGCCCTGCACCTCTTTTCGCTGAAGCCGATCGCCGGTCACGGCGACGGCGCGTATTCCCTCCTGGCCGGACAGTTCGCCCGCATGGATCAGCTCGACGATCCCGGCATCATGCGCAGCGATGAAAACGTCTGGAGCGGCCACGCCCACAACGAATTCCTGCAACTGCTTTGCGACCTCGGCATCCTGGGCACGCTGGCCTTCGCCGCGGCCATCGGCACCACGCTCTACCACGCTTTCCGTACCGTGACCGCGTCCTCTCTGCCCGGCGAATCCCCCGGCAACCGGTGGCTTGTCATCGGCCTGATCGGCGCGCTCGCCGCCTCGACCGTCGAGGCCTGTGGAACTCCGGCCATCCGCGAGCCCGGCGCGACGCCGATCGTTCTGACGGTCTGGGCATGTCTCTGGGCGCTCGTCCGGCGAAGCCGCCCGGCCGTGCCGACCGACGAGCGGGACAAACCCTTCAGCGAAGCGGCGCTGCGTCTGACGGGCCTGGTCGCGGTCCTGGGCGCAGCCGCTTTGGGCTGGCACGGTATCCAGGACTGGCGCGCCGCCCGCGCCCGCTTCGAGTCCGAAGCCGCGTTGAATGAGATGCAGTTTGTTCGTTCCGCCCAACAGGCCGACTTCGCCGCCGCGCATCTTCTTGATCCCTTCCAAAAAAACCTCGCCCGCATGATCGCGACCTGGGCCCGGTCGCTGGAATTCGATCGGCGCCTGGCCCATTCAGCCGCCGCGCCCGGCGACGACGAACTCGACGTCGCCCACGAGGCCCTCACCCGACTGAACCAGCTCAAACAGGATACCCCTCGATTCCTGCGCGTATCACGGATCGAATCCGCGCTCTGCCTCAACCTGGCCCGAGCCTATGAGCGGCGCGGCGAGCGGGCGAGTCGAGATGAATATCAGGAGAAGTTCATTGCCGCGCTGGAAGCGAGCCGGGCCGATGAGCCGTTTCTCGCAGATCGCGTCGCGGCGTTGTGGCGGGCCAAGCCGACGGCGACGGTAATGGATCGCTTGAACTGGCTCCGTGCGCTCATTCGGGTCGGGGAGATGGACCCTCAGGTCCTGCAACTCTTCAGCAGCCTGGATCGGGCCCCGGGCTTTGCCCAGGCCTTGGAAGATCTTTACCAGATCGCCGCGCGGGACGAAAACCGGACGCCGGACGATTGGGAAGACCGACTTTCTCCGGAAACTTTGCGGCTGGCCGCCCTCGCCAAGGCCCTGTCCGGCAGTCCGGCCGACGCAGCTCGGCTCGCCGACCGGGCCGTGTCGCTGTATGAAAAGGCGGGGCCTCGCCTCTTCGGTGGAACCGCCGCCGCGTTGCACGAGTCCGTTCATTATCGCTTTGCCGCCGACCCGACGACTTTGACGGAGGAAAATCTCGATCGACTGGCCCGCGCGCATACGCTGTTGGGCTCCCCGGCGACCCGCGAGTCGACTCTCGCCGGTTCCCTCGGCGAAACCAGGCTTCACCTCCTGCTCGCCGCGGGACGGGAAAAGGACGCAGAGGCACAGATACCCCGACTCGAATCGACCTCTCCCGATGCGCCACTGCCGACACAACTGGCCCAGGCCTATGTCCGGCTGGCGAGTTCGTTCGCCGAGGAGCCCGGTCGTTATCCCAATGTCCAGCGATGGTGCCGCCGAGCGGAGGAATTGGCCCCGACGATTCCCGATCCCCACGCCGTTCTGATCCGCGCGGCGCTCCGCGCCGGGGACGAATCCACGGCCCAGTCCGCCGCCCGGAAAATACTGGATTTGGAGCCTGATCGGTTAAAGGCTGCTGAATATCTCACGGGCCTGCGGCAGCGGTACCCCGGCCTCGCACTTTGGGCGGACTTGGCGAAGAGTTATCCCGGGCTTTTCTCCCCGGTGACCTCCAAGCCGACCACGTCACAGCCGTGA
- the guaB gene encoding IMP dehydrogenase, whose translation MHPKIIGDAVTFDDVLLVPARSAVVPRDADVRTQLTRNITVNIPLVSAPMDTVTEASLAIALAQEGGIGIIHKNLSIEAQCREVDKVKRSAHGVILDPVTLRPTDTVDQAAEVMRLHNVSGVPITQEDGTLAGILTRRDMKFMEHGPRETQKSQSIKKSKYAELRIDDVMTKENLVTAPPNTSLDEANNILQRHKVEKLLLVDDDNRLVGLITIKDIDKNRQYPESCRDERGRLRVGAAVGVNDLDRVAALIENGVDVIAIDSAHGHSENVIQTVRAVRKRYDIDIIAGNIATGEAATDLIDAGADALKVGIGPGSICTTRVVSGVGMPQITAIFAVADVATDAGIPVIADGGIRFSGDITKALAAGAHSVMMGSLFAGLEESPGSTVFWRGRRFKEYRGMGSLGAMVSGSADRYSQKGESGRDKLVPEGVEGRVPYRGRLAELTYQLVGGLRAGMGYCGAASVEDLRRTARFMRVSSAGMAESHPHNLVITEEAPNYAVEHVVEV comes from the coding sequence ATGCATCCCAAAATCATCGGCGATGCGGTCACCTTCGATGATGTCTTGCTCGTGCCCGCCCGCAGCGCGGTCGTCCCCCGCGACGCCGACGTCCGCACACAACTGACCCGCAACATCACCGTCAACATCCCCCTGGTCTCCGCGCCGATGGACACAGTCACCGAGGCGAGCCTGGCGATCGCGCTGGCGCAGGAGGGCGGCATCGGCATCATCCACAAGAATCTGTCCATCGAGGCACAGTGCCGCGAGGTGGACAAGGTCAAGCGCAGCGCACATGGCGTGATTCTCGATCCGGTCACGCTCCGACCGACGGACACAGTGGACCAGGCGGCCGAGGTGATGCGGTTGCATAACGTTTCCGGCGTGCCGATCACGCAGGAGGATGGCACGCTGGCCGGCATCCTAACGCGGCGGGACATGAAGTTCATGGAGCATGGGCCGCGGGAAACGCAAAAAAGTCAGAGCATCAAGAAGTCAAAATATGCGGAGCTTCGCATCGACGATGTGATGACCAAGGAGAACCTCGTCACCGCACCACCGAATACGTCGCTCGATGAGGCGAACAATATCCTCCAGCGCCACAAGGTCGAAAAGCTGCTCCTCGTCGATGACGACAACCGCCTGGTCGGGCTCATCACGATCAAGGACATCGACAAGAACCGGCAGTATCCCGAAAGTTGCCGGGACGAGCGCGGACGACTCCGTGTCGGAGCGGCCGTCGGCGTCAACGATCTCGATCGCGTCGCCGCCCTGATCGAAAACGGCGTCGATGTCATCGCCATCGACAGCGCCCACGGCCACAGCGAAAACGTCATCCAGACAGTCCGCGCGGTCCGCAAGCGCTACGACATCGACATCATCGCAGGCAACATCGCCACGGGCGAAGCCGCGACGGACTTGATCGACGCCGGGGCGGACGCCCTCAAGGTCGGCATCGGTCCCGGCTCCATCTGCACGACGCGCGTCGTTTCCGGAGTCGGTATGCCCCAGATCACGGCGATCTTTGCCGTCGCCGACGTCGCCACCGACGCAGGCATCCCCGTGATCGCCGACGGCGGAATCCGCTTCTCCGGCGACATCACCAAGGCCCTCGCCGCCGGGGCCCATAGCGTCATGATGGGGTCGCTTTTTGCCGGACTGGAGGAGTCTCCCGGCAGTACCGTCTTCTGGCGGGGCCGCCGTTTCAAGGAATATCGCGGCATGGGCTCGCTCGGGGCGATGGTGTCGGGCAGTGCTGACCGATATTCTCAGAAGGGCGAGAGCGGTCGCGACAAGCTCGTCCCCGAGGGCGTCGAGGGCCGCGTGCCCTATCGCGGCCGGCTGGCGGAACTGACGTACCAGCTCGTCGGCGGCCTGCGGGCCGGGATGGGCTACTGCGGCGCGGCCAGTGTCGAGGATTTGCGGCGGACCGCGCGGTTTATGCGCGTCTCGTCCGCGGGTATGGCCGAGTCGCATCCGCACAATCTGGTGATCACCGAGGAAGCCCCGAACTACGCCGTCGAACACGTCGTTGAGGTATAG
- a CDS encoding DUF2442 domain-containing protein codes for MNPRVQSVVARNGYKLELTFSNGEVGVYDCTPLLDFGVFTELRDVDYFKRAIAESGTVVWPNEQDICPDTLYEDSKNLAST; via the coding sequence TTGAATCCGCGAGTTCAATCGGTCGTAGCAAGAAACGGCTACAAACTCGAACTCACCTTTTCGAACGGTGAAGTTGGAGTTTACGATTGCACGCCGTTACTCGATTTCGGGGTCTTCACAGAGCTGCGCGACGTTGATTATTTCAAACGGGCCATCGCGGAGAGCGGCACCGTAGTCTGGCCGAACGAGCAGGATATTTGCCCGGATACGCTGTACGAAGATTCG